The following proteins are co-located in the Pedobacter frigiditerrae genome:
- the trpA gene encoding tryptophan synthase subunit alpha, translated as MNRLQQLFKNKKKDILSIYYTAGYPNLNDTLKIAEALEASGADFMEIGFPYSDPVADGEVIQRSSKQALDNGMTLEILFDQLKDLRKTVSIPILLMGYVNVVLQYGVANFCKKCQEVGVDGCIIPDLPMYEYEEMYHTCFEEHGISNIFLVTPQTSEERIRKIDGLSNAFIYLLSSAATTGKNLDVSTSARDYFARIQAMNLNNPLMIGFGISDKKTFDSANEYASGAIIGSAFVKSLNENDVEESVKTFMKQFR; from the coding sequence ATGAACCGATTACAACAACTTTTCAAAAATAAAAAGAAAGACATCCTTTCCATCTATTATACAGCGGGCTATCCGAACTTAAATGATACCTTAAAAATTGCTGAGGCATTGGAAGCTTCTGGTGCAGATTTTATGGAAATCGGGTTTCCGTATTCAGACCCTGTAGCCGATGGCGAAGTTATTCAACGAAGTAGCAAACAAGCATTGGATAACGGAATGACATTAGAAATTTTATTTGACCAATTGAAAGACTTACGCAAAACCGTAAGTATTCCTATTTTATTAATGGGTTATGTAAATGTGGTTCTGCAATATGGAGTAGCAAATTTTTGCAAAAAATGCCAAGAAGTAGGAGTAGATGGCTGTATCATTCCAGATTTGCCAATGTACGAGTACGAAGAAATGTATCACACCTGTTTCGAAGAACACGGCATAAGCAATATTTTCTTGGTTACACCACAAACATCCGAAGAACGTATTCGTAAAATTGATGGCTTGAGCAATGCCTTTATTTACTTACTATCTTCTGCAGCAACTACTGGAAAAAACTTAGATGTTTCTACTTCAGCAAGAGATTATTTCGCTCGTATTCAAGCCATGAATTTAAACAATCCATTGATGATTGGTTTTGGTATTTCCGACAAGAAAACATTCGATTCTGCTAATGAATACGCAAGTGGAGCCATCATCGGTAGCGCGTTTGTAAAAAGTCTAAATGAAAATGACGTAGAAGAAAGCGTGAAAACCTTTATGAAGCAGTTTAGATAA
- the trpD gene encoding anthranilate phosphoribosyltransferase, with product MKKILNHLFENKTFSKEEAQRILTSIALGEFNTSQIAAFITAYGMRNITVDELQGFRDAMLDLCLKINLSEFELVDLCGTGGDGKDTFNISTLASFVVAGAGHKVAKHGNYGVSSGCGSSNVMEYLGYTFTNDEDQLKRSLDQAGICFLHAPLFNPAMKTVAPIRKELGVKTFFNMLGPMVNPAQPKNQIVGVFSLELARIYAYLYQQTDKNYTIIHAVDGFDEVSLTCDFKTFSKKGEALNKVSDLGFEEISEKDIQGGDTVESSAEIFTNILNGKGTDAQMNVVLSNAALAIQTIKQDVAFADCYYEAEESLMNKKALESFKKLITV from the coding sequence ATGAAAAAAATATTAAACCATCTTTTCGAAAATAAAACCTTTAGCAAAGAAGAAGCGCAAAGAATTCTAACCTCAATCGCTTTAGGTGAATTTAATACCTCACAAATTGCAGCTTTTATTACTGCTTACGGGATGAGAAACATTACTGTTGATGAATTGCAAGGTTTCCGTGATGCGATGTTAGATTTATGCTTAAAAATTAACCTTTCAGAATTCGAATTGGTAGACCTTTGTGGTACTGGTGGTGATGGAAAAGACACTTTTAATATATCAACATTGGCTTCGTTTGTAGTTGCTGGTGCTGGTCATAAAGTGGCCAAACATGGTAACTATGGTGTGTCTTCTGGCTGCGGCTCATCCAATGTGATGGAATATTTAGGTTATACTTTTACCAACGATGAAGACCAATTAAAACGTAGCTTAGACCAAGCAGGTATTTGTTTTTTACATGCACCATTGTTTAATCCGGCAATGAAAACCGTAGCTCCAATACGTAAAGAATTGGGTGTTAAAACATTCTTTAACATGCTCGGACCAATGGTAAATCCGGCACAACCGAAAAACCAAATCGTTGGCGTATTTAGCTTAGAGTTAGCTCGAATATATGCCTATTTATATCAGCAAACCGATAAAAATTATACCATTATTCACGCAGTGGATGGATTTGATGAAGTTTCCTTAACCTGCGATTTTAAAACTTTCAGTAAAAAAGGAGAAGCTTTAAACAAGGTTTCAGATTTAGGTTTTGAAGAAATTAGCGAAAAGGACATTCAAGGTGGTGATACAGTAGAATCATCGGCAGAAATTTTTACCAATATTTTAAACGGAAAAGGAACTGATGCCCAAATGAATGTAGTATTAAGTAATGCCGCTTTAGCCATCCAAACCATTAAACAAGATGTTGCTTTTGCCGATTGTTATTACGAAGCCGAAGAATCTTTAATGAATAAAAAAGCTTTAGAGAGTTTTAAAAAATTGATAACTGTTTAA
- a CDS encoding nuclear transport factor 2 family protein: protein MTPHNKEEIIKSYITAYNNFDLEGMCSQLHPDIEFIYIDKGEPNLTLNGIEAFKAQAEQAAAMFFARKQEIKAIVYGDNHVEVDINYTGTLAVEFPNGSKPGDKIELKGKSVFQFHDGMILKLVDMS from the coding sequence ATGACACCTCATAATAAAGAAGAAATCATAAAAAGCTACATTACTGCTTATAACAATTTTGATCTTGAAGGAATGTGCTCACAATTACATCCTGACATAGAGTTTATTTACATTGATAAAGGAGAACCTAATTTAACTTTGAATGGCATCGAAGCTTTTAAAGCTCAAGCTGAACAGGCCGCTGCAATGTTTTTTGCTAGGAAACAAGAGATTAAAGCTATCGTTTATGGCGATAACCATGTAGAGGTTGATATTAATTACACTGGTACTTTGGCTGTTGAGTTTCCCAATGGTTCAAAACCTGGTGATAAAATTGAACTGAAAGGAAAATCTGTTTTTCAGTTTCATGATGGGATGATTTTGAAGCTGGTTGATATGAGTTAA
- a CDS encoding glycoside hydrolase family 2 protein has protein sequence MNKKALIILLLSLVVNELYAQNEWAFKKDKIYTSWANDLNPNAPLPEYPRPQLVRDNNWKNLNGLWDYAITQKAEVNPTQFEGKILVPFAVESALSGVKRTVGKDSTLWYRNNITIPTTMKGKQILLHFGAVDWQTEVFVNGKSVGTHEGGFDPFNFDITSFLNKAKTQEIKIRVWDPTEDGPQPRGKQVKRPRGIWYTPVTGIWQTVWLEALPGTYIINTKQTPDIDAHTIKVAVALNKTTETDKVKVEVLEGTNVITSGFLGTDGSATLKLTNEKLWSPSSPFLYDLRISLIRNNKTIDQVMSYFAMRKISMGKDENGIQRMLLNNKFLFQYGPLDQGWWPDGLYTHATEAAMKFDVDQLKAMGFNMIRKHIKVESARYYNYCDKMGMLIWQDMPSGDLGNSWNPNPGTVNNETEKNRSADSEANYRKEWTAIMDELHNFPSIVVWTPFNEAWGQFKTVEITEWTMKKDPSRLVNSASGGNFFNTGHFVDLHNYPQPAMPRPDLFGKDRILVLGEFGGLGLPIDGHTWQQKDNWGYQSFKTKEELFAKYASFIKRLEELIPLGLSAAVYTQTTDVEIETNGIMTYDRAIIKMPVTELHKIHAKLYK, from the coding sequence AAATGATTTAAATCCTAATGCTCCTTTGCCAGAATACCCGCGACCACAATTGGTTAGGGATAATAATTGGAAGAACTTAAATGGGCTTTGGGATTATGCCATTACGCAAAAAGCAGAAGTTAATCCAACCCAATTTGAGGGCAAAATATTAGTGCCTTTTGCTGTAGAATCTGCTTTATCTGGTGTAAAAAGAACCGTTGGTAAAGACAGTACTTTATGGTATAGAAACAATATTACCATTCCCACAACAATGAAAGGAAAACAAATTTTATTGCATTTTGGTGCAGTAGATTGGCAAACTGAAGTTTTTGTAAATGGTAAAAGTGTGGGTACACACGAGGGTGGTTTTGACCCATTTAATTTTGACATCACTTCATTTTTAAACAAAGCAAAAACACAAGAAATTAAAATACGGGTTTGGGACCCAACTGAGGATGGGCCACAACCTAGAGGAAAACAAGTTAAAAGACCTCGTGGAATTTGGTATACGCCAGTTACTGGTATTTGGCAAACGGTTTGGTTAGAAGCTTTGCCTGGAACTTACATTATTAACACTAAACAAACACCAGATATTGATGCGCATACTATTAAAGTAGCTGTCGCTTTAAATAAAACTACCGAAACCGACAAAGTTAAAGTAGAAGTGCTTGAAGGCACAAACGTAATTACCTCTGGGTTTTTAGGAACTGATGGTTCGGCAACATTAAAATTAACCAACGAGAAATTATGGTCGCCAAGTAGCCCTTTTTTATATGATTTAAGGATTAGCTTGATAAGGAACAATAAAACGATTGATCAAGTTATGAGTTATTTCGCCATGCGAAAAATCTCTATGGGCAAAGATGAAAATGGCATTCAACGAATGTTATTAAACAATAAATTTTTATTCCAATACGGACCATTAGACCAAGGTTGGTGGCCAGATGGTTTATATACCCATGCAACAGAAGCGGCAATGAAATTTGATGTTGACCAATTAAAGGCAATGGGCTTTAATATGATTAGGAAACACATCAAGGTTGAATCTGCTCGTTATTACAACTATTGCGATAAAATGGGAATGTTGATTTGGCAAGATATGCCAAGCGGCGATTTAGGCAATAGCTGGAATCCTAATCCTGGAACAGTGAATAACGAAACGGAGAAAAATCGCAGTGCGGATTCTGAGGCTAACTACCGCAAAGAATGGACAGCGATTATGGATGAGCTTCATAATTTTCCGAGTATTGTTGTTTGGACACCATTTAATGAAGCTTGGGGTCAGTTTAAAACTGTTGAGATTACAGAGTGGACAATGAAAAAAGACCCATCAAGATTGGTAAATAGTGCCAGTGGTGGTAATTTCTTTAATACTGGTCATTTTGTAGACTTGCACAATTACCCACAGCCCGCAATGCCCAGACCAGATTTATTTGGAAAAGACAGGATATTGGTGTTAGGAGAATTTGGTGGTTTGGGTTTACCTATCGATGGACATACTTGGCAACAAAAAGACAATTGGGGTTATCAGAGTTTTAAAACTAAAGAAGAGTTATTTGCAAAATATGCTTCATTCATTAAGCGTTTAGAAGAATTAATTCCATTGGGTTTATCTGCTGCTGTTTACACGCAAACAACTGATGTAGAAATAGAAACAAATGGAATTATGACTTATGATAGGGCAATTATAAAAATGCCTGTGACTGAACTTCATAAAATACACGCCAAACTTTACAAGTAA
- a CDS encoding S41 family peptidase has translation MKKIFTLLLCSLFAITANAETKPQWMRYPSISPDGSTIVFTFKGDLYKISSAGGTAQQITFHDAHDFMPVWSKDGKQIAFASNRYGNFDIFIMSSNGGTAKRLTYHSADEFPYSFTYDNKAVVFGGVRQDEVIHRQFPTGSQPELYSVATEGSRINQIFTIPAEYVQSSKDGSKMIYHDKKGGENEWRKHHKSSVARAVWLYDKKTNKHQQISSFYGENRNPVFADQEKSIYYLSEQSGNFNIHKMPLSANAKNEQITNFKTFPVRFLSSSIDGLLSFGYDGEIYTLRPGQQPKKVEVAITTQDKNNNESFIAINGGVREMAVSPDGKEVAFIARGEVFVTSADGKMTKRVTNTSEQERFVDFAPDGKSIIYSSERNGKWRIYEVKKARKEEPYFFASTVLEEKPLVSNDKDNYMPSISPDGKRIAYIEDRRALRVMEMGTKQAVTLLSPDELFYMQDGDQYFTWSPDSQWLLATYRPTMSNGEVVLLDAKGKLPMRNLTKSGFGDGNAKWVNGGKQMLWFSNRDGMKSQANSGSSQRDVYGMFFTKDAWDRFNLDKEDFALLKEMEATQKKAKDEADKKAEKEKGTKPVKPDSTIKFDWDGIEMRKARLTIHSSSLSDAVITKDGEKLFYLASFEKGTNLWSTNLRTKETKMEIALDGMGGSLMWDKAQKNLYLLSGGRVSKINTENNKREPITIEGEVQVNAEAEREYMFEHVWLRNKGMFYTANMHGADWEALRPAYKKYLPSIGNSYEFAEMLSELLGELNVSHSGARYGGSSAPGDDATASLGVLLNYSHKGDGILIDEILAGGPLDRAANTVAKKGMIIEKIDGQLIEANQDIAKYLNRKAGQLTLLEILNPKNGERQQLTMKPITIGAENQLLYRRWVKTNQAEVDSLSKGLLGYVHIPGMSDGPYRNVYEEMMGKYADRKAVIVDTRFNGGGDLVSDLAMFFTGQKFLDYATDKRSVGGEPTFRWTKPTLAMFNEANYSDGHCFSCGYKDLKIGKTVGMPVPGTCSFAGWETLIDGTRWGSIPVSAKNKAGEWLENNETKPDIQVKNIPGMIDQGKDEQLLTAIKELLTEVKPK, from the coding sequence ACTCTGCTGACGAATTCCCTTATAGTTTTACATACGACAATAAAGCTGTAGTTTTCGGTGGTGTTAGACAAGATGAAGTAATCCATCGTCAATTTCCCACTGGTTCTCAACCTGAACTTTATAGCGTGGCAACCGAGGGAAGTAGGATAAATCAAATATTCACTATTCCTGCAGAATATGTTCAATCCTCAAAAGATGGCTCAAAAATGATTTATCATGATAAAAAGGGTGGTGAAAATGAATGGCGTAAACACCATAAATCTTCTGTAGCCAGAGCAGTTTGGCTGTATGATAAAAAGACAAATAAACATCAACAAATTAGTAGTTTTTATGGAGAGAATCGTAATCCAGTATTTGCTGACCAAGAAAAAAGCATTTATTATTTAAGTGAACAAAGTGGAAACTTTAATATCCATAAAATGCCTTTGTCAGCTAATGCTAAAAATGAGCAAATAACCAATTTTAAAACTTTTCCTGTTAGGTTTTTAAGTTCTTCTATCGATGGCTTGTTAAGTTTCGGTTATGATGGTGAGATTTACACATTAAGGCCAGGGCAACAGCCTAAAAAAGTAGAAGTAGCAATAACCACTCAAGACAAAAATAACAATGAAAGCTTTATTGCCATAAATGGGGGAGTTAGAGAGATGGCGGTTTCTCCAGATGGAAAAGAAGTTGCCTTTATAGCCAGAGGCGAAGTTTTTGTAACATCAGCCGATGGCAAGATGACAAAAAGAGTAACTAATACTTCAGAGCAAGAGCGGTTTGTTGATTTTGCTCCAGATGGTAAATCAATTATTTATTCTAGCGAGAGAAATGGCAAATGGCGCATTTATGAAGTAAAAAAAGCTCGTAAAGAAGAACCTTATTTTTTTGCATCAACGGTGTTGGAAGAAAAACCTTTAGTAAGCAACGATAAGGATAATTACATGCCAAGCATATCGCCCGATGGCAAAAGAATAGCTTACATAGAAGATAGAAGAGCTTTAAGGGTGATGGAAATGGGCACCAAACAAGCAGTTACTTTATTGTCTCCAGACGAGTTATTTTATATGCAAGATGGCGACCAGTATTTCACCTGGAGCCCAGATAGTCAATGGCTTTTGGCAACTTATCGTCCAACCATGTCAAATGGCGAAGTGGTATTATTAGACGCAAAAGGCAAATTGCCAATGAGAAATTTAACCAAAAGTGGTTTTGGAGATGGCAATGCAAAATGGGTAAATGGAGGCAAACAAATGTTGTGGTTTAGCAATAGAGATGGAATGAAATCTCAAGCAAATTCTGGTTCTTCACAACGTGATGTTTATGGAATGTTTTTCACAAAAGATGCTTGGGATCGTTTTAATCTAGATAAAGAAGACTTTGCATTGCTAAAAGAAATGGAAGCAACACAAAAGAAAGCTAAGGACGAAGCTGATAAAAAAGCCGAAAAGGAAAAGGGAACTAAACCTGTTAAACCAGATTCTACCATTAAGTTTGATTGGGATGGAATTGAAATGAGAAAGGCTAGGTTAACCATTCATTCTTCTTCACTAAGTGATGCGGTAATTACAAAAGATGGCGAAAAGCTTTTCTATTTAGCAAGTTTCGAAAAAGGCACTAATCTTTGGAGCACTAACCTTCGTACTAAGGAAACTAAAATGGAAATTGCTTTAGATGGGATGGGAGGAAGTTTAATGTGGGATAAAGCGCAAAAGAATTTGTACCTGTTAAGCGGAGGAAGAGTTTCTAAAATCAATACCGAAAATAATAAGAGAGAGCCAATTACCATTGAGGGAGAAGTGCAAGTTAATGCAGAAGCAGAACGTGAGTATATGTTTGAACACGTTTGGCTAAGAAACAAAGGGATGTTTTATACAGCTAACATGCATGGCGCAGATTGGGAAGCTTTAAGACCAGCTTATAAAAAATATCTTCCTTCTATTGGTAATAGCTACGAATTTGCAGAAATGTTATCTGAGCTATTGGGAGAACTTAACGTATCTCACTCTGGTGCAAGGTACGGTGGTAGTAGTGCACCAGGCGATGATGCTACAGCTTCTCTTGGAGTTTTATTAAACTATTCTCACAAAGGTGATGGAATATTGATTGATGAGATTTTAGCTGGTGGGCCATTAGATAGAGCAGCAAATACAGTTGCTAAAAAAGGAATGATCATCGAAAAAATAGATGGTCAATTAATTGAAGCTAATCAAGATATTGCTAAGTATTTAAACAGAAAAGCTGGTCAGCTTACTTTATTAGAGATATTAAATCCTAAAAACGGAGAAAGACAGCAATTAACAATGAAGCCAATTACTATAGGTGCAGAAAATCAATTGCTTTATAGAAGATGGGTTAAAACTAATCAGGCCGAGGTAGATAGTTTAAGTAAAGGGCTGTTAGGTTATGTGCATATTCCAGGAATGAGCGATGGTCCTTATAGAAATGTATATGAAGAGATGATGGGTAAATATGCGGACAGAAAAGCGGTTATTGTAGATACTCGATTTAATGGTGGTGGCGATTTGGTGTCGGATTTAGCGATGTTCTTTACTGGTCAGAAGTTTTTAGATTATGCAACAGATAAACGTTCGGTAGGTGGGGAGCCAACATTTAGGTGGACTAAACCAACCCTGGCGATGTTTAACGAGGCAAACTATAGCGACGGACATTGTTTCTCTTGCGGTTATAAAGATTTAAAAATCGGGAAAACAGTTGGTATGCCTGTTCCTGGTACTTGTAGTTTTGCAGGTTGGGAAACATTAATTGATGGTACAAGATGGGGTTCTATTCCTGTTAGTGCTAAAAATAAGGCAGGAGAATGGTTAGAGAACAATGAAACCAAACCAGACATACAAGTTAAAAATATTCCTGGAATGATTGATCAGGGCAAGGATGAGCAGTTATTGACAGCTATCAAAGAGTTGTTAACAGAGGTAAAACCTAAATAA
- the trpB gene encoding tryptophan synthase subunit beta has translation MSYFVNERGYYGDFGGAYIPEMLYPNVEELRQQYLGIINEPSFQEEFKALLKDYVGRPSPLYLAKRLSEKYGANIFLKREDLNHTGAHKINNTIGQILLAERLGKKRIIAETGAGQHGVATATVCALRGLECVVYMGEIDIKRQAPNVARMKMLGAKVVPATSGSKTLKDATNEAMRDWINNPVDTHYIIGSVVGPHPYPDMVSIFQSVISEETKKQLIEQTGKDQPDYVMACVGGGSNAAGMFYHFIDDQNVKLIAVEAAGKGVASGLSAATTYLGKEGVLHGSRSILMQTSDGQVVEPHSVSAGLDYPGIGPQHAHLFKTGRGKYVSITDDESLDAGLLLTQLEGIIPAIESAHALAYLEYMEFKEGENVVVCLSGRGDKDMETYMKHFNL, from the coding sequence ATGAGCTATTTTGTAAACGAAAGAGGTTATTACGGAGATTTTGGAGGAGCTTACATCCCAGAAATGTTATATCCAAATGTAGAAGAGTTAAGGCAACAATACTTGGGCATCATTAACGAGCCAAGCTTTCAAGAAGAGTTTAAAGCGCTATTGAAAGATTATGTTGGTCGCCCTTCTCCGCTATATTTGGCTAAACGATTATCTGAAAAATATGGAGCAAATATCTTCCTTAAACGTGAAGATTTAAACCATACTGGTGCACACAAAATCAACAATACCATCGGACAGATTCTATTGGCAGAACGTTTGGGTAAAAAGCGCATCATCGCCGAAACAGGTGCTGGTCAACATGGTGTGGCAACAGCAACAGTTTGTGCCTTACGCGGATTAGAATGCGTAGTTTATATGGGCGAGATTGATATTAAACGTCAAGCACCAAATGTGGCTCGTATGAAAATGTTAGGAGCTAAAGTTGTTCCTGCAACGTCAGGTAGCAAAACGCTTAAAGATGCAACTAATGAAGCGATGAGAGATTGGATCAATAATCCTGTTGATACACATTACATCATTGGTTCTGTGGTTGGGCCACATCCATATCCAGATATGGTTTCTATTTTTCAATCTGTAATTTCTGAAGAAACTAAGAAGCAATTAATAGAACAAACTGGCAAAGATCAACCAGATTATGTAATGGCTTGCGTAGGGGGCGGAAGTAATGCCGCTGGTATGTTCTATCATTTTATTGATGACCAAAACGTAAAACTGATTGCCGTTGAAGCCGCTGGTAAAGGCGTAGCTTCTGGTCTCTCTGCGGCCACAACCTATTTAGGTAAAGAAGGTGTTTTACATGGCAGTAGAAGTATTTTAATGCAAACCTCAGACGGGCAAGTGGTAGAACCACATTCAGTTTCAGCAGGGCTGGATTATCCTGGTATTGGTCCGCAACATGCACATTTGTTTAAAACTGGTCGCGGTAAATATGTGTCTATCACAGATGATGAATCTTTAGATGCAGGCTTGTTATTAACGCAACTAGAAGGAATTATTCCTGCAATTGAAAGCGCACACGCCTTAGCTTACTTAGAATATATGGAATTTAAAGAAGGCGAAAACGTGGTCGTTTGTTTATCCGGTAGGGGCGACAAAGACATGGAAACTTATATGAAACATTTTAATTTATAG
- a CDS encoding phosphoribosylanthranilate isomerase — MKQASNIAAVAELQPDYLGFIFYPKSPRFISEVSAELIKYVPSTIKTTGVFVNEDLETVKAYIFKYNLKAVQLHGQEDVAYCAELKSTGVEVIKAFGIDENFDFSKLETYLNTVDYFLFDTQTPAHGGSGKMFDWTLLTNYTLNKPYFLSGGIDLTHTTTIKNINDPRLYAVDVNSKFELEPGLKDVKKLREFFKEMNS; from the coding sequence ATGAAGCAAGCGAGTAACATCGCTGCGGTAGCAGAATTACAACCTGACTATTTAGGTTTTATATTCTACCCAAAATCGCCACGTTTTATTAGTGAGGTTTCCGCAGAACTGATCAAATATGTTCCATCAACTATTAAAACTACAGGCGTATTTGTTAATGAAGATTTAGAGACAGTTAAAGCATACATTTTTAAATACAATTTAAAAGCGGTGCAATTACACGGACAAGAAGATGTGGCTTATTGTGCTGAATTAAAATCCACAGGTGTGGAAGTAATAAAAGCCTTTGGCATAGATGAAAACTTTGATTTTTCTAAATTAGAAACTTATTTAAATACAGTTGATTATTTCTTGTTCGATACCCAAACACCTGCACATGGAGGTTCAGGAAAGATGTTTGATTGGACATTGTTAACGAACTATACTTTAAATAAGCCATACTTTTTAAGTGGGGGAATTGATTTAACACATACAACAACCATAAAAAATATAAACGACCCAAGACTTTACGCCGTAGATGTAAATAGCAAGTTTGAGCTAGAACCAGGATTAAAGGATGTAAAAAAGTTAAGAGAGTTTTTTAAAGAGATGAATTCTTGA